DNA sequence from the Acidobacteriota bacterium genome:
GGCGCTCCTGCTCGTGATCGCGTCCGCGGCGCTGCCGCTCGCGCGCGTCACCGTGCAGCGCCAGCGCGAAGGGGAGCTTCGGCGCGCGCTGCGCGACGTACGTACGGCGATCGACAAGTTCAAGGACGCGGTGGACGCCGGCGCGATCGCGACCATCGACGTGGGCGGCGGAAGCGAAGGGTATCCCAAGGACCTCGACGTCCTCGTCGAGGGAGTCCGCCCCGCCAACGACGCCAGCGGGCGCAAGCTGAAGTTCCTGCGCCGCATCCCCCTCGATCCGATGACCGGCAGGGCGGAGTGGGGCAGGCGCGCCTACCAGGACGATGCCGGCTCGACCTCCTGGGGGGGCCAGAACGTGTACGACGTCTACTCGCTGTCGGAGGGCACCGCGCTCGACGGCACGAAGTACAGAGACTGGTAATGCTCAGATTTCGTACGGACGGCGGCTGGACGCTCATCGAGCTGCTCGTGGTCATCGCGCTGATCACGATCCTGGCGGGCGTCGGCGTGGCGAACTACCGCAACTCGGTCACCTCCTCGCGCGAGGCGGTGCTCAAGACGGATCTCTTCCGCATGCGCGACGCCATCGACCAGTACTACGCCGACAAGGCGAAGTATCCCGCCTCGCTCGAGGCCCTCGTCAGCGAAGGCTACCTGCGCAAGATCCCCGAAGATCCGATCACGCGCTCGGCAGACACGTGGCAGACAATCCCGGCCGAGCCCGATCCGGCCAACCCCTCCGCGGAGCCGGGCATCTACGACGTGAAGAGCGGGGCGGAAGGGACGGCGCTCGACGGGACGGCGTACTCTGACTGGTGAATGTGGTGATTCGGTAATTTGGTAATCTCAGCCGGCGAGCGGGGAGCGGAAGAACGAGGAGACTTCGCCGCCGAGCGGGCCGAGCAGCGGAGACACGATCGCGTCGTCGCCGGCCGCCTGCTGCACGAGCCTGAACATCTCTCCTCCCAACGAGAAGACCTCGACGCGTTCTGATTCCGGATCGGCGATCCAGTATTCGCGCACGCCGTAGCGCGCGAACATCCGCATCTTCCGCCCGCGATCGTTCGACGCCGTGCCCGGCGAGATCACCTCGATGGCGAGATCCGGCGCCACGCGGGTGACGCGCCTGTTCGAGAGCAGCGGGAGCCGCTCCGGCTCGAAATACAACAGGTCCGGCTGGACGACGTCGTACTCGGAGAAGGCGACGTCGAGCGGCGCCAGCAGCGTCAGCCCGCTTCGCGTGCGCGGATGATGACGCAGCCAGTCCTCGATGTTCATCGCGACAATCTGGTGCAGGGGCAGCGGAGACGGGACCACGAACACCTCGCCGTCATACAGTTCGTAACGGCGGCCGTCCTCCGGCTGCTGGCACAAGTCGCTGTAACTCACCCTGGGCCGCACAACCCTTTCCACGAGCGCCATTGTAACGTCGTCTGTAGCGAAATGCATGCCCGGCTGTTTCCCTGCGATTGGCGGGGTAGTGCGTGAGGCCTGTGGAAGAAAGTGCGATGCGAACGGCGCCGCGGGGCGGCAGTTTCTGCCGCCCCGCGAAGCGTTCGCGCCTAGATGGAGACGACGACGGTGGTACTGTTCTGACCTGACGGCCCGCTCGATTGAACAGCGGTAACTGTGACCGTAAAAGTGCCCGCCGCACCGTAGGTATGGCTCGTCTGATTTCCGGTCGTCGTCTTCGTTGTGCCGTCACCGAAATCCCATTCGTACCGCAGGATCGTGGACGTCGCACCGCTGACCGTTGCGGTGAAGTTGACCTGCTGGCCAACCTGGGGAGTCGTGTCGGATACTGCGAGGAGCACACCGGGTGGCTGCTGCGGCAGCACGCTCACGCCGCTCGCTACCGTCTCTGTGTTGCCACTAGCATCGAAGGCGGTCACCGTGATGGTGTAATCGCCGTCGTTGGTATACCGATGCGGCACAGTGACGCTACCACTGATTGCGCCCAAATCCTGAACGCTGCCATCGCCCCAGTTCACACGGACGTTCTGCACGTTCGCATTCGCCCCAACAGCGATCGTGTAATTGGCCGAAATTCCCGCGGTCGGCGGCGTTGCTGGCGGTGTGATGGTGACGTTGACGCGCGGGTTCAGCCGGACCGTCATCTCAGCTTTCACATCTCCCGTCACCGTCGCCGTGACCTTCGTCTCGCGGCTGGTTGTCAGCGATGTTGTCGCCACACCGGACGCATCGGTGAGGACAGTCGAATTGGAGAGCGTGCCGTTGTCCGCGGTGAACGTGACCGGGACGCCCGCGAGGTTGGTGCCGTTCACGTCGACGACGCGCGCGGAGATCTGCGCGGTGCCCCCCGCGGAGCTCAACGTCTGTGGCGTCGAGCTGAGGAACACCGTCTTTGCCGCCGCCGCGCCCACATTCAGCTTCAGCTCGTTCGAGGCCGCGCCGCCGGAGAACGCACGCACGGTCGCGACGCCCGACGCGCCGCCGGCGAACAGCCGGACCGTCACCTGCCCGTTGTGCGTGCGCGCCTCCTGAGGCTCAATCCGCCCCAGCGTCGTCGTAAACGTGAGGACCGTGCCGTTGTGCACCGGTGTGCCCTGCGCCGCGGTGGCGCCGGCGCTCGTGGACGTTCCCGTGCCGGTACCCGTGCCCGTGCCCGTGCCCGTCGAGGGGGCCGAGCCCGCCTCAATCGCGATCGCGGTGATCTCGATCGAGCCGTCGATCGGCAGCACCGTGTTGTTCGCAAAGAGCGTGATCACCGTGCCGGTCGGCGCGACCAGCGGCATCTTGTCGCAGGCCGAAGCGGCCAACGCCGCGGCGCCGAAGACAAGCACCAACGACGCGCGCCGAAGGGGTCGTGTTAGCATGGTGGCAGCTAAAGATAGTAATCTCATGCACTTACGGGGTCAAGAACTGTCGCGTGCCGCACGTCGCACCCGGCACGTCGCACGTGGCACGTGGCACGTCGCACGTGAAGGGGGCTACGCCATGGCGGCCCTCTTGACGATGCTGGCCGTCATGTC
Encoded proteins:
- a CDS encoding PKD domain-containing protein, giving the protein MLTRPLRRASLVLVFGAAALAASACDKMPLVAPTGTVITLFANNTVLPIDGSIEITAIAIEAGSAPSTGTGTGTGTGTGTSTSAGATAAQGTPVHNGTVLTFTTTLGRIEPQEARTHNGQVTVRLFAGGASGVATVRAFSGGAASNELKLNVGAAAAKTVFLSSTPQTLSSAGGTAQISARVVDVNGTNLAGVPVTFTADNGTLSNSTVLTDASGVATTSLTTSRETKVTATVTGDVKAEMTVRLNPRVNVTITPPATPPTAGISANYTIAVGANANVQNVRVNWGDGSVQDLGAISGSVTVPHRYTNDGDYTITVTAFDASGNTETVASGVSVLPQQPPGVLLAVSDTTPQVGQQVNFTATVSGATSTILRYEWDFGDGTTKTTTGNQTSHTYGAAGTFTVTVTAVQSSGPSGQNSTTVVVSI
- a CDS encoding Uma2 family endonuclease, with the protein product MSYSDLCQQPEDGRRYELYDGEVFVVPSPLPLHQIVAMNIEDWLRHHPRTRSGLTLLAPLDVAFSEYDVVQPDLLYFEPERLPLLSNRRVTRVAPDLAIEVISPGTASNDRGRKMRMFARYGVREYWIADPESERVEVFSLGGEMFRLVQQAAGDDAIVSPLLGPLGGEVSSFFRSPLAG
- a CDS encoding prepilin-type N-terminal cleavage/methylation domain-containing protein, translating into MMKSSGYTFVELLVVTALLLVIASAALPLARVTVQRQREGELRRALRDVRTAIDKFKDAVDAGAIATIDVGGGSEGYPKDLDVLVEGVRPANDASGRKLKFLRRIPLDPMTGRAEWGRRAYQDDAGSTSWGGQNVYDVYSLSEGTALDGTKYRDW
- a CDS encoding prepilin-type N-terminal cleavage/methylation domain-containing protein, translated to MLRFRTDGGWTLIELLVVIALITILAGVGVANYRNSVTSSREAVLKTDLFRMRDAIDQYYADKAKYPASLEALVSEGYLRKIPEDPITRSADTWQTIPAEPDPANPSAEPGIYDVKSGAEGTALDGTAYSDW